One window from the genome of Leptospira broomii serovar Hurstbridge str. 5399 encodes:
- a CDS encoding rhomboid family intramembrane serine protease yields MAYYSGGFGIEVTPVVRRLLFLNLGVFVLEFILKLASPQILGLFLGIFGLVPDFVLHKFFVWQVLTYAFLHDPNSIFHILFNMLSLWMFGSTLEAYWGSKNFLKFYLVSCIGGGILPLFAHLLGFPQGTIVGASGGLYGLLIAFALIWPNRELYYFAIFPIKAKYFVLILLLLIGFTSSSSGVAVTAHAGGALFGALYFFYNNKLKYKLGFSLPSFSLSRWFQKRKMKRWQEEMHSREKAKDEVDRLLEKISRDGMHSLSRKEKKFLKEASTKYYDSKE; encoded by the coding sequence ATGGCATACTACTCCGGTGGATTCGGCATTGAAGTTACTCCTGTAGTTCGCAGGCTTCTTTTTTTGAACCTGGGAGTTTTCGTTTTAGAATTTATACTAAAATTAGCCTCTCCGCAAATTCTAGGTCTTTTTCTGGGAATATTCGGGTTAGTACCCGATTTCGTACTCCATAAATTTTTCGTATGGCAGGTCCTTACCTACGCCTTTCTCCATGATCCGAATTCTATCTTTCATATACTTTTTAATATGCTTTCGCTCTGGATGTTCGGCTCGACCTTGGAGGCATATTGGGGAAGTAAGAATTTTCTAAAATTCTATTTGGTTTCCTGTATCGGAGGAGGAATCCTTCCTTTGTTTGCCCATCTTTTGGGCTTTCCACAAGGAACAATCGTCGGAGCTTCGGGAGGCTTATACGGACTCCTAATCGCGTTCGCATTGATCTGGCCTAACAGAGAATTATACTACTTCGCGATCTTTCCGATTAAAGCCAAATATTTCGTCCTGATTCTACTGCTTTTAATCGGGTTCACCTCTTCGTCCAGCGGCGTTGCAGTAACGGCTCATGCCGGAGGTGCCCTTTTCGGAGCCTTGTATTTCTTTTATAATAATAAATTAAAATACAAGTTGGGATTTAGCTTACCTTCCTTCTCCCTTTCTCGCTGGTTTCAAAAAAGGAAAATGAAGCGCTGGCAGGAGGAAATGCACAGTCGGGAAAAAGCGAAGGACGAAGTTGACCGTCTTTTGGAAAAAATTTCCAGAGACGGAATGCATTCTTTAAGTAGGAAGGAAAAGAAATTCCTAAAAGAAGCCTCTACCAAATATTACGATTCCAAGGAATGA
- a CDS encoding lipoate--protein ligase family protein → MQTFLLDQRSLRTPYYNLALEEALALRLIAEGYRGGIRFWESPRSVIIGLSEDPRVTVGKDMVESFLRFASTRGLPKKPSKDAMPYLARRASGGGTVVHEPGWNLNFSLFVSIKEKPELFPVGNSYKILLGIASHALSLQGIESKSMGKSDLALEESDLAWRKISGNAQFRKKDCIVQHGTLILDSRLIQLVSDLLPHPPEEPEYRSGRAHKEFVTSLPKRFSEAKFKQDLTLLFADYLGVKNMGTRISRSFRKSVILEANKLFQEKYVSLEFITGER, encoded by the coding sequence ATGCAAACCTTTCTCCTGGATCAACGGTCGCTCCGTACCCCGTATTATAATCTCGCATTGGAAGAAGCTTTGGCGTTGCGACTCATAGCGGAGGGTTATAGAGGCGGAATCCGATTTTGGGAAAGTCCTCGTTCTGTCATAATCGGTTTATCCGAAGATCCGCGTGTCACCGTCGGGAAAGACATGGTTGAATCTTTTCTTAGATTCGCTTCGACTCGCGGTTTACCGAAAAAACCTAGCAAGGATGCGATGCCGTATCTAGCAAGAAGAGCGAGCGGTGGAGGCACAGTCGTACACGAACCCGGTTGGAATTTAAATTTTAGTTTGTTCGTCTCCATCAAAGAGAAGCCGGAACTCTTTCCCGTCGGGAATTCTTATAAAATCCTTCTTGGAATCGCATCTCATGCATTATCATTGCAAGGAATTGAAAGTAAATCGATGGGAAAATCGGATCTTGCCCTGGAGGAAAGCGATTTAGCCTGGAGGAAAATCTCCGGGAACGCTCAATTCAGAAAGAAAGATTGCATCGTCCAACACGGCACGCTTATTTTAGATTCCAGGTTGATCCAGCTCGTTTCCGATTTGCTCCCCCATCCTCCCGAGGAACCTGAATATCGAAGCGGCAGAGCGCACAAAGAATTCGTCACGTCCCTTCCTAAACGTTTCTCCGAGGCAAAATTCAAACAGGACCTCACCCTTTTATTTGCGGATTATCTGGGGGTAAAAAATATGGGTACTAGGATAAGCCGATCCTTTCGTAAAAGCGTGATTCTTGAAGCTAATAAGCTATTTCAAGAAAAGTACGTCTCGTTGGAGTTCATCACCGGCGAACGTTAA
- the glyA gene encoding serine hydroxymethyltransferase, translating into MKYLPQQDPEIFKAIQAEDKRQEENLEMIASENFVSRAVLEAYTSTLTNKYAEGYPGKRYYNGCANADAVESIAIDRAKKLFGAEYANVQPHSGAQANMAVFLAALEPGDSFLGMNLAHGGHLTHGSPVNISGRYYKPIPYGVDPKTETIDYDSIASLAKEHKPKLIVAGASAYSRTIDFAKFGEIAKSVGAKLMADIAHISGLVATGYHPSPIGIFDYVTTTTHKTLRGPRGGLILSTSENEKILNSRVFPGIQGGPLMHVIAAKAVSFGEALAPEYKTYIETVLANAKMLAEVFVKRGFRVVSGGTDNHLVLLDVSVKGLTGAQAADGLDEIGVTVNKNAIPFDKNPPAVASGIRLGTPALTTRGLKPSDIEKVGHLISDFLENPNDHKTIEKVKGGVRELTQQFPMDRFRLE; encoded by the coding sequence ATGAAATACCTTCCACAACAGGACCCTGAAATCTTTAAAGCCATCCAGGCGGAAGATAAGCGCCAGGAAGAAAACCTGGAAATGATTGCTTCGGAGAACTTCGTATCCCGGGCGGTTCTAGAGGCATATACCTCCACTCTTACGAACAAATACGCGGAAGGTTATCCCGGAAAAAGATACTATAACGGCTGTGCGAACGCCGACGCCGTCGAGTCCATTGCAATCGATCGAGCTAAAAAGCTATTCGGTGCCGAATATGCAAACGTCCAGCCTCATTCCGGGGCACAAGCGAATATGGCCGTCTTTCTAGCCGCACTAGAACCCGGTGATTCCTTCCTTGGAATGAATTTGGCGCATGGCGGGCATTTAACTCACGGATCACCCGTGAACATAAGCGGTCGATATTATAAGCCCATTCCATACGGAGTGGATCCAAAAACTGAAACTATAGATTACGATTCGATCGCTTCATTAGCAAAAGAACATAAACCGAAGCTGATCGTCGCCGGAGCTTCCGCTTACTCTCGTACGATCGATTTCGCTAAATTCGGAGAAATCGCAAAAAGCGTTGGCGCCAAATTGATGGCCGACATCGCGCATATTTCCGGATTAGTGGCCACCGGCTATCACCCCTCGCCGATCGGTATCTTCGATTATGTAACCACTACGACTCATAAAACTTTGCGAGGCCCGAGAGGAGGCTTGATCCTTTCGACTAGCGAGAATGAAAAAATTCTGAATTCTAGAGTGTTTCCGGGAATCCAAGGCGGACCTCTCATGCACGTAATTGCGGCAAAAGCCGTTTCTTTCGGAGAAGCTTTAGCGCCCGAATATAAGACTTATATCGAAACCGTTCTTGCTAACGCGAAAATGCTTGCCGAAGTTTTCGTGAAACGCGGCTTTAGAGTCGTTAGCGGCGGAACCGACAACCATTTGGTTTTGCTGGATGTTTCCGTGAAAGGCCTTACCGGAGCCCAGGCAGCGGACGGATTGGACGAGATCGGTGTTACGGTAAATAAGAACGCAATTCCTTTCGACAAGAATCCTCCGGCAGTCGCCTCCGGAATTCGACTCGGAACACCTGCCCTCACCACACGCGGGCTTAAACCTTCCGATATCGAAAAAGTCGGACATTTGATAAGCGACTTCTTGGAAAATCCGAACGATCACAAGACGATAGAAAAAGTAAAAGGCGGAGTCCGGGAGTTGACTCAGCAATTCCCGATGGACCGCTTTCGTCTAGAGTAA
- a CDS encoding type II toxin-antitoxin system Phd/YefM family antitoxin — translation MKSFPVGELKSHFSEVLEYVKNGEKVGILFGKDKKPVAMIVPIEKRTGLKRKVGILDGKVKISFSKDFSISEEEFLNLR, via the coding sequence ATGAAATCCTTTCCCGTTGGTGAACTTAAATCTCATTTTTCCGAGGTTTTGGAGTATGTTAAAAATGGGGAAAAAGTAGGCATTCTTTTCGGTAAAGATAAGAAGCCCGTCGCAATGATTGTTCCCATAGAGAAAAGAACAGGCTTAAAAAGAAAAGTTGGCATTCTTGATGGAAAAGTTAAGATTTCTTTTTCTAAGGATTTTAGTATATCCGAAGAAGAATTCCTTAATCTCCGATGA
- a CDS encoding type II toxin-antitoxin system VapC family toxin translates to MTYLLDTHALLWVIGDSKQLSKKVIEIIENQDNRIFVSSISLWEISLKFRLGKLSLSGIKPEDILSYLEKLNINSIELSPEEALLYHKLKESFHKDPFDRMIIWQCISKKYTLISKDSMMKKYKVSGLKAIW, encoded by the coding sequence ATGACTTATTTATTAGATACTCATGCTTTGTTGTGGGTTATTGGAGATTCAAAGCAATTAAGCAAGAAAGTTATTGAGATTATCGAAAATCAAGATAATCGAATTTTTGTTAGTTCAATTTCTTTGTGGGAAATATCCTTAAAGTTTAGGTTAGGAAAACTTAGCCTCTCCGGTATAAAGCCAGAAGATATCTTAAGCTATCTTGAAAAATTAAATATTAATTCCATTGAACTTAGCCCTGAAGAAGCTTTATTATACCATAAATTGAAGGAGAGTTTTCACAAGGATCCCTTTGACAGAATGATTATATGGCAATGTATTTCCAAAAAATATACTTTGATTTCAAAAGATTCCATGATGAAAAAGTATAAAGTCTCCGGATTAAAGGCTATCTGGTGA
- a CDS encoding SDR family oxidoreductase — MSKQIAIVTGASRGIGKQVSKELAASGVHVLCCSRKSSDSAKTVNEIEEKGGSGEAWELDVADPNSIQKFLKEVLKKHSKIDILVNNAGIYLDSGNIETSSLQNLNKTLETNLIGPYLLAKEILPVMKRNKFGRIVNVSSGLGQLSDMGPGYAAYRISKAGLNALTKILDSEAGSGNIKVNSICPGWVRTDMGGAGATRSIEQGAETIVWAALLADDGPRGKFLRDKKEIPW; from the coding sequence ATGAGCAAGCAAATCGCGATTGTAACCGGAGCAAGCAGAGGAATCGGAAAGCAGGTATCGAAGGAGCTCGCGGCATCCGGCGTTCATGTGCTTTGTTGCTCAAGAAAGAGTTCCGACTCGGCAAAAACGGTTAATGAAATTGAAGAGAAAGGCGGTTCTGGTGAAGCTTGGGAGTTGGATGTGGCCGATCCGAACTCGATCCAGAAATTTCTGAAAGAAGTATTAAAGAAACATTCCAAAATCGATATATTGGTGAATAATGCCGGAATTTATTTGGATAGCGGAAACATCGAGACCTCTTCCCTCCAAAACTTAAATAAGACCTTAGAAACGAATCTTATCGGACCTTACTTATTAGCGAAAGAAATTCTTCCTGTTATGAAGAGGAATAAATTCGGTCGAATCGTTAATGTAAGTTCCGGATTGGGGCAATTGTCCGATATGGGACCCGGCTACGCTGCATATCGAATCTCTAAGGCGGGATTGAATGCTCTTACTAAAATTCTGGATTCCGAAGCCGGAAGCGGGAATATTAAGGTAAACTCGATTTGTCCGGGTTGGGTTCGAACCGATATGGGAGGAGCCGGCGCAACCCGATCCATTGAACAGGGTGCGGAAACGATAGTCTGGGCGGCGCTCCTAGCAGACGACGGCCCTCGAGGAAAATTCTTACGCGATAAGAAGGAAATTCCTTGGTGA
- a CDS encoding LytR/AlgR family response regulator transcription factor, with the protein MMGELYKVLVVEDEVPARDLLRNYLQHWKNCEVSGIARTGVQAVDLLSKGEFDLVFLDINLPEKTGLQVLEESGSSMPVVIFTTAYREHTLTAFEVGACDYLLKPYSKERFDVCMTRAIEQLRLRAISKQRPEGESDPVLIFREKGLIHRVLSSDVFYLTANGKHSILHTKNGDFETPRLLGDFEKQLSKDDFLRVHRKYIVNKTFIAATKSQPGGSYSLFLKNEDETNLPVGREFVERIKQLFKK; encoded by the coding sequence ATGATGGGCGAACTTTATAAAGTTCTTGTCGTCGAAGACGAGGTCCCTGCGAGAGATTTACTTAGAAACTATTTGCAGCATTGGAAAAATTGCGAAGTTTCCGGAATTGCGCGGACAGGAGTTCAGGCAGTCGACCTGCTTTCCAAAGGCGAGTTTGATCTTGTTTTTCTGGATATTAACCTTCCGGAAAAAACCGGGCTCCAGGTTTTGGAAGAATCGGGATCTTCGATGCCGGTCGTGATTTTTACTACAGCTTATAGAGAGCACACTTTAACGGCCTTCGAAGTCGGAGCCTGCGATTATCTTTTAAAGCCGTATTCAAAAGAGAGATTCGACGTTTGCATGACAAGGGCCATTGAACAATTAAGACTACGGGCAATTTCAAAGCAAAGGCCGGAAGGAGAATCCGATCCGGTACTGATTTTCAGAGAGAAGGGCTTGATTCATCGAGTGCTTTCGTCCGACGTTTTTTATTTAACTGCAAACGGGAAACATTCGATATTACATACGAAAAACGGAGATTTCGAAACTCCTCGATTATTGGGCGATTTCGAAAAACAACTTTCTAAAGACGATTTCCTTAGAGTCCATAGGAAATACATCGTCAATAAGACCTTTATCGCCGCCACAAAATCCCAACCGGGAGGTTCATATTCACTTTTTCTAAAGAACGAAGACGAAACAAATCTCCCTGTAGGACGCGAGTTCGTGGAAAGAATCAAGCAGTTATTTAAGAAATAA
- a CDS encoding sensor histidine kinase: MGKGMDFRIRVFKVVFWFTINTILGTMNSLLVAHNSPSPFWKVFLATQVTTHSVCSIVEFAAEFINGKKWGPFSTGAFLVIASGFAAVFGVAAGGILHVILLAGDGLERPHGGSYNILLGSLILAIFISFLEKSMQLLIERKKKTESELKDIQYRTLQNRMDPHYLFNTLNTVHALLVTDPKKADDALIILADTYRFLSDRIYDRLIPFEEEWKFTVNYLELQRLRFSDSLMVQTRLTGDFSRLRIPPLTLQPLVENSFKHGLESLSEPGKLELFAETADGRVRITIVDNGKGKPAVTGVPIERKKSEFSRTLENIQSRLEYNFGKAELNLEKRLGKNTLLLEYEAL; encoded by the coding sequence ATGGGGAAGGGAATGGATTTCAGAATACGAGTATTCAAAGTTGTGTTCTGGTTTACGATCAATACCATCCTAGGGACGATGAATTCGCTGTTAGTCGCTCACAATTCTCCATCCCCTTTTTGGAAAGTATTTTTGGCGACCCAAGTTACTACTCATTCGGTTTGTTCCATCGTGGAATTTGCCGCGGAATTCATTAACGGCAAAAAATGGGGGCCTTTTAGCACCGGAGCTTTCTTAGTAATCGCATCCGGTTTTGCCGCCGTATTCGGCGTAGCTGCGGGAGGAATACTCCACGTCATTTTACTTGCAGGGGACGGCTTGGAAAGGCCGCACGGCGGTTCTTATAATATTCTTTTAGGAAGTTTAATCTTAGCGATATTTATTTCATTTCTTGAAAAGTCCATGCAACTGCTGATAGAGAGAAAGAAGAAGACCGAATCCGAATTAAAGGACATTCAATATCGAACCTTACAGAATCGGATGGATCCTCATTACCTGTTTAATACGTTGAATACGGTTCATGCCCTTCTCGTTACCGATCCTAAAAAAGCGGACGATGCCCTGATTATCCTGGCAGACACGTATCGTTTTTTATCAGATAGAATTTACGATCGCTTAATCCCTTTTGAGGAAGAATGGAAATTTACCGTTAATTACTTGGAATTACAGCGTCTTCGGTTTTCGGATTCGCTCATGGTTCAGACTCGGCTGACCGGGGATTTTTCTAGACTCCGCATCCCGCCGTTAACTTTACAACCGCTCGTAGAAAACAGCTTTAAGCACGGACTGGAATCCTTATCGGAACCGGGTAAGCTGGAATTATTCGCGGAGACAGCCGACGGAAGAGTGCGGATAACGATCGTCGATAATGGAAAAGGAAAACCGGCAGTAACCGGGGTTCCGATAGAGAGAAAAAAATCGGAATTCTCTAGAACTTTGGAGAATATTCAATCTAGGCTAGAATATAATTTCGGAAAAGCAGAGCTAAATTTGGAAAAAAGATTGGGAAAGAATACTCTATTATTGGAATACGAGGCTCTATGA
- a CDS encoding FecR family protein, whose amino-acid sequence MKRKIFLAISFGLTFGALVVLSQGTSDKDARASFLVGKVQVQKSGSGPWTQLKLGDAVNEGDILSTGNASKATLLYRGSEFRVLPNSRLKLTKLHNDTKDGNLEVQNGFAWFHVVKLNGKKFEVSTPTNTAGVRGTSFSAFYETKSKDSGFCTCEGKVALTGNGEKEEGRIQEKGNGGYYPGEGGGPKRTSYEGIIVKFKAFPPFKELMKKNISLKNCLSCHTPQGWTHEQMVPMDETYGASK is encoded by the coding sequence ATGAAACGGAAAATCTTTTTAGCGATATCGTTCGGGTTGACGTTTGGAGCTTTAGTCGTCCTTAGTCAAGGAACAAGCGATAAGGATGCGAGAGCATCGTTTCTCGTAGGTAAAGTGCAAGTTCAGAAGTCCGGAAGCGGTCCTTGGACTCAGCTAAAATTAGGGGATGCGGTTAACGAAGGGGACATTCTTTCCACCGGTAACGCTTCGAAAGCCACCTTATTATATCGAGGCTCCGAATTTCGCGTTCTTCCGAATTCAAGATTGAAACTGACCAAACTTCATAACGATACCAAGGACGGGAACCTTGAAGTTCAAAACGGATTCGCATGGTTTCATGTCGTAAAGTTGAACGGAAAGAAATTCGAAGTTTCGACTCCTACAAACACAGCAGGTGTTAGAGGAACGTCTTTTTCCGCTTTCTATGAAACAAAATCCAAGGATTCGGGATTCTGTACTTGCGAAGGAAAAGTCGCGCTGACTGGAAACGGTGAAAAAGAGGAAGGAAGAATTCAGGAAAAAGGAAACGGAGGATATTATCCGGGAGAGGGCGGCGGACCCAAGAGAACTTCTTACGAAGGGATAATCGTGAAATTCAAAGCATTTCCGCCTTTCAAAGAATTAATGAAAAAGAATATATCGCTCAAAAACTGTCTTTCCTGCCATACTCCTCAAGGTTGGACTCATGAACAAATGGTCCCGATGGACGAAACCTATGGAGCTTCGAAGTGA